A genomic window from Paenibacillus sp. FSL K6-0276 includes:
- a CDS encoding glycosyltransferase, producing the protein MAIVIYPPTIDWEYMKQRPQHIMSMFASHGFPVLYFNKQNKEGPVLYKAAPNLYVVNHFEFFMQVLFPLLNGEKKLYWSSWSKMLGIASHFQPDTIVYDCVDDFPDWETDEKNWVHLADMIVCTADHLQQKMQQQAPGKPITMIRNGCDWNHFSAAVSMETQSLHPLSPTAEFKIGYIGAWAPWVDEELIRKVASAFPNSQVIIVGPKLRADGDQLGSNVFNLGYRNYDELPQILSYLDVCIIPFRINRITESTNPIKVYEYLAAGKQVVSTNLPEVRKLQAFVSVADNHDEFIESVRSALESSKEERFSLSQFARAFSWEQRFAQIYAMLKQHSPDIISPSPAPAKLSGLLDAMAKGYVSSLIPLVHGTVNSYYETRVLVDDYPMIGKLPRGEYQCFLQIESGVTLPIFERAYLEFECSAQHAATMDIIVQVGISSITWDPRQLTFRNKPSSTPCSVCKYSDYVSSTISVEVTSILQAGSLVSFHLSTLQPQLIGIQKPRLTLISQS; encoded by the coding sequence ATGGCGATTGTTATCTATCCGCCAACTATAGACTGGGAATATATGAAACAGCGGCCGCAGCATATAATGAGCATGTTCGCAAGCCACGGTTTCCCTGTCCTTTATTTTAACAAGCAAAATAAGGAAGGACCTGTCTTGTATAAAGCGGCACCCAATTTATATGTGGTTAACCATTTTGAATTCTTCATGCAGGTTTTATTTCCCCTTCTGAACGGTGAGAAGAAGCTTTATTGGTCCTCTTGGAGTAAAATGCTGGGGATTGCCTCCCACTTTCAGCCGGACACGATCGTCTACGACTGTGTTGATGATTTCCCGGATTGGGAGACGGATGAGAAAAATTGGGTTCATTTGGCTGATATGATCGTCTGTACGGCGGACCACTTGCAGCAAAAAATGCAGCAACAGGCCCCAGGCAAGCCCATAACTATGATTCGGAACGGCTGTGATTGGAACCATTTCTCCGCTGCAGTGTCGATGGAAACCCAGTCGCTTCATCCACTTTCACCAACTGCTGAATTTAAGATCGGATATATAGGTGCCTGGGCCCCTTGGGTAGATGAGGAGCTAATACGGAAGGTAGCAAGTGCATTTCCCAACTCTCAAGTCATCATTGTCGGTCCGAAGTTGCGTGCGGACGGTGACCAGTTAGGGTCAAACGTATTTAATCTCGGTTACCGGAATTATGATGAGCTACCTCAAATCCTATCTTACTTGGACGTATGTATCATTCCGTTCCGCATCAATCGTATCACGGAGAGTACTAATCCCATTAAGGTATATGAATATCTGGCAGCGGGAAAACAAGTGGTTTCGACAAACCTTCCGGAAGTACGCAAGCTTCAGGCGTTCGTGAGCGTTGCTGACAACCACGACGAATTCATTGAAAGTGTCCGCTCTGCCCTGGAAAGCTCCAAGGAGGAGCGGTTCAGTTTATCCCAGTTCGCCAGAGCTTTCAGTTGGGAGCAGCGGTTTGCACAAATTTATGCCATGCTGAAACAACATAGTCCCGACATTATTTCTCCATCTCCTGCTCCGGCGAAGTTGTCGGGGTTGTTGGATGCCATGGCGAAGGGCTACGTGTCCAGCCTAATTCCTCTCGTGCACGGCACGGTAAATTCCTATTATGAGACACGAGTACTCGTAGATGATTATCCCATGATTGGTAAGCTGCCTAGGGGAGAATACCAATGCTTTTTGCAGATAGAATCTGGCGTAACTTTGCCGATTTTTGAAAGAGCATATCTGGAATTTGAGTGTTCTGCTCAGCATGCAGCCACAATGGATATTATCGTTCAAGTGGGAATCAGCAGCATAACATGGGACCCCCGGCAGCTGACGTTCCGCAATAAGCCTTCCAGTACGCCTTGTTCAGTTTGCAAATACTCGGACTATGTCAGCAGTACGATATCAGTCGAGGTGACCTCCATTCTGCAGGCTGGATCTCTTGTAAGCTTTCATCTTAGTACATTGCAACCGCAGCTGATCGGCATTCAAAAGCCTAGATTGACACTAATATCTCAGTCGTAA
- a CDS encoding MFS transporter codes for MPDPALVKYASTAVQSNPTLWRNRRFMLLLSSYSISLFGNTFHNIALSLWVLQTTGSAKMIAIITIINLLLSSLLGSIGGTLADRINRRTIMLITDLISFGLVVTLALAISLASTSFIIVAILTGLTTVSALFQSPAYQASITTVVGKEHVQKAVGILNLSENICRTIGFSAGGIFVASFGAADAILFDGSTFFVSFLLVLAVRSLPLPNRVNTAPKEERKFTQDLADGVRYIWRYPFARAIIIMLPTLTLFFMPSLMLTQVMAVKVWNSSPFQFGLMEACIPLGYMIGSSMILFLGSKLKNRGFLIMTGLLCLGPMYLLLSFVTTAALAIPIILLIGFMFSFCTLLINTILRLEVSEDIQGRVFGVLGSIMSVAPSLGLTAVSFLSDHFSPAPVMGSIGVLLLLFALSTLTKLKVIRNYK; via the coding sequence ATGCCAGATCCTGCTTTAGTAAAATATGCATCCACCGCCGTTCAATCCAATCCAACCCTTTGGAGAAACCGGAGATTTATGCTGCTACTCAGCTCCTATTCCATTTCTTTGTTTGGAAATACATTTCACAATATTGCTTTAAGTTTATGGGTACTTCAGACGACCGGAAGCGCTAAAATGATTGCCATTATCACAATAATCAATTTACTGCTCAGTTCTTTGCTCGGATCGATAGGAGGTACACTTGCAGACAGGATCAATCGCAGAACAATCATGTTGATCACAGATTTGATAAGCTTCGGTCTAGTAGTTACGCTTGCTTTGGCCATTTCCTTGGCTTCGACATCATTCATTATCGTGGCCATACTGACGGGACTTACGACAGTCTCAGCCTTATTCCAGTCCCCTGCTTATCAAGCTTCTATTACCACTGTTGTTGGCAAAGAACATGTGCAAAAAGCGGTCGGGATTCTGAACTTGTCGGAGAACATCTGTCGGACTATTGGGTTTTCGGCTGGAGGTATTTTTGTAGCGAGTTTTGGAGCGGCTGATGCCATCTTATTTGATGGGTCTACATTTTTTGTTTCCTTTCTACTGGTTCTTGCCGTTCGCTCCCTTCCGCTGCCAAACCGAGTAAATACCGCACCTAAGGAAGAAAGAAAATTTACGCAGGATCTTGCTGATGGAGTTCGTTATATTTGGAGATACCCCTTCGCCCGAGCGATTATCATTATGCTCCCCACGCTCACTTTGTTCTTTATGCCTTCACTGATGCTAACGCAAGTTATGGCCGTCAAAGTATGGAATTCTAGTCCCTTTCAGTTTGGACTCATGGAAGCCTGTATTCCACTTGGTTATATGATTGGTTCCAGCATGATATTGTTTCTCGGCTCCAAATTAAAGAACCGCGGCTTCCTTATCATGACTGGACTGCTATGTCTGGGTCCCATGTACCTCCTGTTATCGTTCGTCACTACTGCTGCGTTAGCCATTCCCATCATTCTTCTAATTGGCTTTATGTTCTCATTCTGTACATTGCTGATTAATACCATCCTTAGACTGGAAGTTTCGGAGGATATACAGGGTAGAGTCTTTGGTGTACTAGGCTCCATTATGAGTGTAGCCCCCTCACTTGGTCTTACAGCCGTCTCATTCCTATCCGATCACTTCAGTCCAGCCCCTGTCATGGGTTCCATCGGAGTCCTTCTACTACTGTTTGCTTTATCAACCTTGACCAAGTTAAAGGTGATTCGTAACTACAAGTAA
- a CDS encoding DUF1796 family putative cysteine peptidase, whose protein sequence is MKSLGQYHDIISIGSSCQTSYQLRRMKLRKEAGPFDWFISESVPGLVKLFNNKFQYYMDFDQVQLIGKAHQHYIVRDTHYNIDSYHDFSFIQPESLWNQEYAAFKQKIERRAQRFLDTLAQSPSIVLVRTQLTKEAALQLLQAVKPWIGTSDYVLLAVNNHEDWSRTDVVSEEWGLEHLKAVRIPRGEDWRGADGAWEQLFDRPW, encoded by the coding sequence ATGAAATCGTTAGGGCAATATCACGACATCATCAGTATTGGCTCTTCCTGCCAAACCTCCTATCAGCTCCGGCGCATGAAGCTTCGTAAGGAGGCCGGTCCTTTCGACTGGTTCATCTCCGAATCCGTTCCCGGACTTGTAAAGTTATTTAATAATAAGTTTCAGTATTACATGGACTTCGACCAAGTTCAATTGATCGGCAAGGCGCATCAGCATTACATTGTAAGAGATACCCACTACAACATCGACTCCTATCATGATTTCTCGTTTATCCAGCCTGAAAGCCTATGGAATCAGGAATATGCTGCGTTTAAACAAAAAATAGAACGTAGAGCTCAGCGGTTTTTAGACACACTCGCCCAAAGTCCATCTATTGTGCTGGTGCGGACTCAATTAACGAAGGAAGCGGCGCTTCAACTGCTCCAAGCCGTCAAACCTTGGATTGGGACATCCGACTATGTCTTGCTTGCCGTCAACAATCATGAAGATTGGTCAAGAACGGATGTAGTCAGTGAGGAATGGGGGCTGGAGCACCTCAAGGCGGTTAGAATTCCAAGAGGCGAGGATTGGCGGGGAGCGGATGGCGCGTGGGAGCAATTGTTTGACAGACCCTGGTAA
- a CDS encoding aminoglycoside phosphotransferase family protein — protein MENLNYNLYFETLCAKYELGHLKNEPEQVTGGLLHRMYRLQTDKALYAVKTLNPQIMQRDTALYNYTLSEKVANMAYQNGINAVPAIVSNDRFMHEVEGQFYLLFPWVEGKSLPSDEIDIECCKKIGEILAKIHKIDFSTLLDHPIENLEAVNASTVCWNEYALKAKQDGLGWSSLLFDNLNQINHWEQLVDSSAEQLLNHMVISHRDLDQKNVLWDEHHIPIIIDWEAAGPIHPTQELIDVALYWSSSESASESKDAFCTLINAYRDHGGEIYANWSDVLNYGFRGKLEWLAYNIRRSLGLESTDDTERELGTREVIRTITAINDYADFIPKCLLWLSDL, from the coding sequence ATGGAAAATCTGAATTATAACTTATATTTTGAAACGCTATGTGCAAAATACGAGTTAGGTCATTTGAAAAATGAACCTGAACAGGTAACAGGCGGTCTTCTACACAGAATGTATCGTCTACAAACGGACAAAGCGTTATATGCAGTGAAAACTCTAAATCCTCAAATCATGCAACGGGATACAGCCTTGTACAACTATACTCTTTCTGAAAAAGTTGCGAATATGGCTTATCAAAATGGAATAAATGCAGTACCGGCCATCGTATCCAATGATCGATTTATGCATGAAGTTGAGGGTCAATTCTATTTATTGTTTCCATGGGTCGAAGGTAAGTCTTTGCCATCCGATGAAATTGATATAGAGTGTTGCAAAAAGATTGGGGAAATCCTTGCGAAAATTCATAAGATCGATTTCTCTACACTTCTTGATCATCCTATTGAAAATCTTGAGGCAGTAAATGCATCCACTGTTTGTTGGAATGAGTATGCTCTAAAAGCAAAGCAGGATGGTTTGGGATGGTCTAGTTTGCTATTCGATAACCTGAACCAAATAAATCATTGGGAACAACTTGTAGATTCTTCAGCGGAACAATTATTGAATCATATGGTGATCAGCCATAGGGACTTAGATCAAAAAAATGTATTATGGGATGAGCATCACATACCCATTATTATTGACTGGGAAGCAGCAGGACCTATCCATCCAACCCAAGAGCTGATTGACGTAGCCCTGTATTGGTCAAGTTCTGAATCGGCAAGTGAAAGCAAAGATGCTTTCTGTACGCTTATTAATGCATACCGCGATCATGGTGGCGAGATTTATGCTAACTGGTCCGATGTGCTCAACTATGGTTTTCGTGGGAAGCTAGAATGGTTAGCTTATAATATCAGACGGTCACTTGGACTAGAGAGTACGGATGATACGGAGCGAGAACTTGGAACTCGTGAAGTAATAAGAACAATAACTGCTATAAATGACTATGCTGATTTTATTCCTAAATGTTTACTATGGTTAAGTGATCTTTAA
- a CDS encoding GNAT family N-acetyltransferase, giving the protein MNVVNATMEDIRGWLSVSKQERNKGVATALFNHILQSIETPAEIFVTTFGEDHPEGQPARRFYQKFGFVPLQDGLPDGTEGGSRQDFKLTIAHKDYL; this is encoded by the coding sequence ATGAATGTAGTAAACGCTACTATGGAGGATATAAGAGGGTGGCTATCAGTTTCAAAGCAAGAAAGAAATAAAGGAGTCGCGACAGCCCTTTTTAACCATATTCTCCAAAGTATCGAAACCCCAGCAGAGATATTCGTTACTACATTTGGTGAGGATCATCCAGAGGGTCAACCTGCTAGAAGATTTTATCAGAAGTTTGGTTTTGTTCCTTTGCAGGATGGTTTGCCGGATGGCACTGAAGGTGGCTCAAGACAAGATTTCAAGTTGACGATTGCTCACAAGGATTATTTATGA
- a CDS encoding glycosyltransferase: MAIFIYPPTIDWSWMKQRPQQLMKYLARAGHTVYYCNKTQEEAPPEEISPGLYLVKHHERWLKAEWPDIQKRKSAPVIVWCTLPQLSLSLQAYQSDKIIYDCVDEFPQWAPYERNMAATADAIICTSERLFRRITRQYPDKKLALIRNAYDTDMRLHLPGEPDDQQMPEDFPTVPTLGYIGAWAPWIDSKLVTRLAREQSEARVIIIGPEFGRKFLPSRAGLHFPGMKPHHQLPSYLRLLDVCLIPFLLNTVTLATNPIKAYEYLAAGKPVISTGLPECQLMQPFVDVASSPENFLKLVASRLRDPGDCEARRKFALQNTWTHRVKEIEAFVF, translated from the coding sequence ATGGCCATTTTTATATATCCTCCCACGATTGACTGGTCGTGGATGAAACAACGTCCGCAACAACTGATGAAATACCTGGCTCGTGCCGGGCATACGGTTTATTACTGTAATAAAACGCAGGAAGAAGCCCCCCCTGAGGAAATTTCACCCGGTCTTTATCTCGTAAAGCATCATGAGCGATGGCTGAAAGCTGAGTGGCCGGACATCCAAAAAAGAAAGTCGGCACCAGTAATAGTCTGGTGCACGCTTCCCCAGTTGTCCTTATCATTACAAGCTTATCAATCAGATAAAATTATTTATGACTGTGTGGATGAATTTCCGCAGTGGGCCCCGTACGAAAGGAACATGGCCGCTACCGCTGATGCTATCATATGTACCTCGGAACGATTGTTCCGTCGGATAACCAGGCAATACCCAGATAAGAAGCTCGCTTTGATCCGCAATGCGTATGATACTGACATGAGGCTTCACCTTCCAGGTGAGCCGGATGATCAGCAAATGCCTGAAGATTTTCCAACCGTTCCTACATTAGGATATATCGGAGCATGGGCTCCCTGGATTGATTCGAAGCTCGTGACACGACTGGCAAGAGAACAAAGTGAAGCTAGAGTCATCATCATTGGACCGGAATTTGGTCGTAAATTTCTTCCTTCCCGAGCTGGTCTACATTTTCCTGGCATGAAACCGCACCATCAGTTGCCAAGCTACCTGCGCCTGTTGGATGTATGTCTTATCCCTTTCCTTCTTAACACGGTAACCCTTGCCACTAACCCCATTAAGGCGTATGAGTACTTGGCAGCCGGCAAACCGGTGATAAGTACCGGCTTGCCGGAATGCCAACTCATGCAGCCCTTTGTAGATGTTGCGTCAAGCCCGGAAAATTTTCTGAAGCTTGTAGCCTCGCGTCTCAGAGATCCGGGAGACTGTGAAGCACGGCGTAAATTTGCTTTACAGAACACCTGGACACACAGAGTAAAGGAAATTGAAGCTTTCGTGTTCTAG
- a CDS encoding cysteine-rich CWC family protein: MRNKHDEQRYCPICKELNHCGADSGDCWCFHTEIPTELQERVPIELRGKACICQKCVETFKKY; the protein is encoded by the coding sequence ATGAGGAATAAACATGATGAACAACGGTATTGTCCCATATGTAAAGAATTAAATCATTGTGGTGCTGACAGTGGTGACTGTTGGTGTTTTCATACGGAAATTCCTACAGAACTACAAGAACGGGTACCTATAGAACTAAGAGGTAAAGCCTGTATCTGTCAAAAATGCGTAGAGACTTTTAAAAAATATTAA
- a CDS encoding polysaccharide pyruvyl transferase family protein gives MNICVCGYYGYGNFGDELFLQTLSGQFLEDQVFPYTPQVDISQVDAVIIGGGDLVTPYHYNNYYFPPALSDLPTWVYGVGFVDFYPEETWPVEEVQQYRERLQQTQGLYLRDKWSAEIAEKYQFHSMVKVVPDIAFSYKEPHYPFRFSTDREVIGVCVFSYEDFPMKTMLKLLADLSREEYHLVLIPVVHHMGNPYNDSPVCSRIQEELLADNPLAEIFIANVMTDLNMTYQYIQSVDYLISFKLHPALVALRGGIPVLCLSKMGKVRSLFQSLNLEPYTMDYEAPFQDISDRMQKLLKEGKKDVSRILPLIRQKEVEGTEQLRLLKEQLHRI, from the coding sequence TTGAATATTTGTGTGTGTGGTTATTACGGGTACGGTAATTTCGGTGATGAACTGTTTCTTCAAACCCTGTCAGGACAATTTCTGGAGGATCAAGTATTTCCCTACACGCCGCAGGTTGATATAAGCCAGGTGGATGCAGTGATTATTGGTGGTGGCGATTTAGTTACCCCTTACCATTACAATAACTATTACTTCCCGCCCGCTCTCTCCGACCTACCCACATGGGTGTATGGTGTAGGGTTCGTTGATTTCTACCCAGAGGAGACATGGCCGGTAGAAGAAGTGCAGCAGTACAGAGAGCGTCTACAGCAAACCCAAGGACTCTACTTGAGGGATAAGTGGTCTGCGGAGATTGCTGAAAAGTATCAGTTCCACTCTATGGTTAAAGTTGTACCTGATATAGCATTCAGCTACAAAGAACCTCATTACCCTTTCCGCTTCTCCACAGACCGAGAGGTTATCGGAGTTTGTGTGTTTTCATATGAAGATTTTCCAATGAAAACGATGCTTAAGCTGCTGGCAGATTTGTCTCGTGAGGAATATCACCTTGTCCTTATTCCTGTAGTACATCATATGGGTAATCCTTACAACGATTCACCCGTTTGTTCCCGGATCCAGGAGGAATTGTTGGCCGACAACCCCTTAGCAGAAATCTTTATTGCAAATGTCATGACGGATTTAAACATGACATATCAATACATCCAATCGGTAGATTACCTAATCTCATTCAAGCTGCATCCGGCTTTGGTGGCGTTACGTGGAGGGATTCCCGTGTTGTGCCTAAGCAAGATGGGAAAGGTTAGGAGCTTATTCCAATCACTTAATCTTGAACCATACACCATGGACTACGAAGCGCCGTTTCAGGACATTTCGGATCGAATGCAGAAGCTGCTGAAGGAAGGGAAAAAGGATGTAAGCAGAATTCTGCCCCTGATTCGGCAAAAGGAAGTGGAAGGAACGGAACAGCTTCGATTGCTGAAGGAACAACTTCACAGAATCTAG
- a CDS encoding DUF305 domain-containing protein — protein MIPHHEGAVRMSNNVLQFNICPALKPILYAIITTQCEGIEQMKRLLNNLDNC, from the coding sequence ATGATTCCCCATCACGAGGGCGCTGTGCGAATGTCAAATAACGTCCTTCAGTTCAATATCTGCCCAGCGCTAAAACCTATTCTGTATGCAATCATTACCACTCAATGCGAAGGCATAGAACAGATGAAACGCCTGCTAAACAACCTCGATAATTGCTAA
- a CDS encoding IS3 family transposase, producing MGLLCFNQSHFTLIRSCIIRILKLRSKSNRQGFNNPYPQRELLGQYFDGLILLAHERCVTEYITNYNSERYQRTLKKMTPSEVISLPAWSPGSFF from the coding sequence GTGGGTCTTTTGTGTTTTAATCAGAGTCACTTCACTCTGATTAGGTCATGCATTATACGCATCCTGAAACTCAGATCCAAATCCAACAGACAGGGTTTCAACAATCCATATCCGCAAAGGGAACTGCTGGGACAATACTTCGATGGACTCATTCTTTTGGCACATGAAAGATGTGTTACGGAGTATATCACCAACTACAACTCCGAGCGATATCAGAGGACATTAAAAAAGATGACTCCTTCAGAAGTCATCTCATTGCCGGCTTGGTCTCCGGGGTCTTTCTTTTAA
- a CDS encoding LacI family DNA-binding transcriptional regulator — MKKTTMKDIALRANVSVATVSYVLNRVDNQTIPEKTRNQILLLAEELHYIPNLAARSLANKKTGLIGVLVNNSAHMPHWKLYAQFTFIRALEQRLTDAGYHTLLYSLDTDHPSMDIIVERKLEAVFLIDVRDDSFYSISKHFVEGIPLILIDSMIEDKLFKQVLYNYRLALQKVMPEDLSQVCLIMESFNNSLLTHFIQDSLPLPEKAIFKIQNLEELNTILSEGIYKEAIVINEFIGSYVEKSGVFARLSVLCTCNCPEMLGEDVKKFIFTGDKATTAFKLMHELLHRPDYSEQENNRYFVN, encoded by the coding sequence GTGAAAAAGACTACAATGAAGGACATCGCGCTACGGGCCAATGTCTCCGTTGCAACTGTGAGCTATGTTCTGAACCGCGTCGATAACCAAACCATTCCTGAGAAGACCCGCAATCAAATTCTGCTGCTTGCTGAAGAGCTTCATTACATTCCTAATCTAGCAGCCCGTTCGCTAGCCAATAAAAAAACGGGATTGATAGGCGTACTTGTCAATAATTCTGCCCATATGCCACATTGGAAGCTCTATGCCCAGTTCACATTTATTCGTGCTTTGGAACAGCGTTTAACAGATGCTGGATATCATACGCTATTATACTCTCTTGATACTGACCATCCTTCTATGGATATCATCGTCGAAAGAAAACTCGAAGCCGTCTTTCTGATCGATGTCCGTGATGATTCCTTCTATTCGATTTCTAAGCATTTTGTAGAAGGTATTCCCTTGATTTTGATCGACAGCATGATTGAAGATAAGCTCTTTAAGCAAGTCCTTTACAATTATCGTTTAGCTCTACAAAAGGTAATGCCGGAGGATCTTTCACAGGTATGTTTAATTATGGAGAGCTTCAATAACTCCCTGCTCACTCACTTTATCCAAGACAGTCTTCCTTTACCTGAAAAAGCAATATTCAAAATTCAAAATCTGGAGGAATTGAATACAATCTTATCGGAGGGGATCTACAAAGAAGCCATAGTTATTAATGAGTTTATCGGAAGTTATGTTGAAAAGTCCGGGGTATTTGCACGGCTTTCTGTTCTTTGTACCTGTAATTGCCCAGAAATGCTTGGAGAAGACGTTAAGAAATTCATATTCACAGGGGATAAAGCAACCACCGCTTTTAAACTGATGCACGAGTTATTACACCGTCCTGACTACTCCGAACAAGAGAATAATCGTTATTTTGTTAATTAA
- a CDS encoding DUF305 domain-containing protein produces the protein MDRNYKLSNVTQAYLNAYYTILKTMIRRMTSVPLSCSISDTFIQQMIPHHRAAIEMSRNILKYTTNLELQSIATNIISAQTKSMVRNCN, from the coding sequence ATGGATAGAAACTATAAACTAAGCAACGTGACACAAGCTTACCTGAATGCTTACTATACTATTCTAAAAACCATGATTAGAAGGATGACAAGTGTACCTCTCTCGTGTAGCATCTCAGATACCTTTATTCAGCAGATGATTCCTCATCATCGCGCAGCCATTGAAATGTCTAGGAATATACTTAAGTACACGACGAATCTTGAACTGCAGAGTATCGCTACAAATATCATTTCAGCACAAACCAAAAGTATGGTCCGCAACTGTAACTAA
- a CDS encoding histidine phosphatase family protein, whose product MKETVLFLTRHGQTEWNLQKRMQGHQNSALTTLGEQQAEWLRDRLEGENLGAIYSSTSPRALHTAQILRGSRSLSIQQQASLMEINMGIWEGMNTDQIEQEYPLQFSHFFTRPDLFIPLASGETYSQLEQRVTPTLERIINDNEGLEVLIVTHRMTLKVIMAHFLNKSLQELGELPDILSTALCKVTLTDNHTTIDLYGDTSHYQ is encoded by the coding sequence ATGAAAGAGACAGTATTATTTTTAACCCGTCACGGGCAGACCGAATGGAATTTACAGAAAAGAATGCAAGGACATCAAAATTCAGCGTTAACAACCTTGGGCGAACAGCAAGCGGAATGGTTGAGAGATCGTTTGGAAGGCGAAAATTTAGGAGCCATTTATTCTAGTACTAGTCCAAGAGCATTGCATACTGCGCAGATTTTACGAGGAAGTCGGAGTTTATCGATTCAACAGCAAGCTTCTTTAATGGAAATTAACATGGGCATTTGGGAAGGAATGAACACAGATCAGATTGAACAAGAATATCCTTTACAGTTCTCACATTTTTTCACTAGACCTGATCTTTTTATTCCTCTAGCCTCAGGTGAGACCTATAGTCAGCTTGAACAAAGAGTAACGCCGACTCTTGAGCGTATCATTAACGATAACGAAGGACTTGAGGTGCTTATTGTCACACATCGGATGACTCTGAAAGTCATTATGGCTCATTTTCTCAATAAATCATTGCAGGAATTAGGAGAACTACCGGATATTCTCTCCACAGCATTATGTAAAGTTACTCTAACTGATAACCATACAACCATCGATCTGTATGGCGATACATCACATTATCAATGA
- a CDS encoding glycosyltransferase family 2 protein, producing MNVLIFSDERKWEADLTASSVYSIFPAANVYTADEKCREGIQAWIDNLPYPYLLTVRAGTKLLPAFRSEVERALQSLQLETLGWIIFSVSEAGPSVFEVDHHSTPVLWKRGCIREGLTKGFANRAFLPFPKLLVTDKQAQATDVGWSGTTVAATGFMLPKRIMARLGKPDVERKFIVPILTSATSAPALSLGGPDISILLCAYNEENYIPWAVRSVLAQTYSAWELIIVDDASSDATAALLTVFMPDSRIHYIRNETNQGKAHSLNRGLQEAHGRWIMELDADDWLVPECLELMMTVAGGDAGETALWYSDYYEWVELRSGELRFKGLRRSLSTIDGQRLLEHAVPLAPRFYRKETLLRIGGWYTEDPSGGRLYEDFEMIVRLLNTFPIAYVPTALYHRRLHPSSITRRHTYSYGDWKKWLENSRHRKG from the coding sequence ATGAATGTGCTTATTTTCTCAGATGAACGGAAATGGGAAGCAGATCTGACTGCTTCCAGCGTGTACTCTATATTCCCAGCAGCCAATGTGTATACCGCCGATGAAAAGTGCAGAGAGGGTATCCAAGCTTGGATAGATAACTTACCATATCCTTATTTGCTGACTGTGCGTGCCGGTACAAAACTCCTCCCGGCTTTTCGTAGTGAAGTAGAACGGGCTTTACAAAGCCTGCAACTGGAAACCTTGGGATGGATCATCTTCTCCGTATCTGAAGCAGGACCTTCCGTCTTCGAGGTCGATCATCATTCCACACCGGTGCTCTGGAAAAGGGGGTGTATCAGGGAGGGGTTAACCAAGGGATTTGCTAATCGTGCCTTTCTTCCATTTCCGAAACTGCTTGTTACTGATAAGCAAGCTCAAGCCACAGACGTTGGATGGTCCGGGACGACGGTAGCCGCGACGGGCTTTATGCTTCCGAAGAGAATTATGGCTAGACTTGGTAAGCCGGACGTTGAACGCAAATTTATCGTCCCCATTCTTACCTCAGCTACATCTGCACCGGCACTTTCCCTGGGAGGACCAGACATTAGTATTCTACTATGTGCATACAACGAGGAGAACTATATTCCATGGGCCGTCAGGAGCGTGCTTGCTCAGACATATTCGGCTTGGGAACTGATCATTGTGGATGACGCCTCATCGGATGCTACTGCCGCCTTGCTCACGGTATTCATGCCCGATTCACGGATCCACTATATTCGCAATGAGACCAATCAGGGGAAGGCGCACAGCCTTAACCGCGGGCTGCAAGAGGCGCATGGGCGCTGGATTATGGAGCTTGATGCAGATGATTGGCTTGTGCCGGAATGCCTGGAGTTAATGATGACAGTTGCTGGGGGGGATGCAGGGGAAACGGCTCTCTGGTACAGCGACTATTATGAATGGGTCGAACTGAGAAGCGGAGAACTTCGTTTTAAAGGTCTGCGCCGTTCATTGTCTACCATTGACGGGCAGCGACTCTTGGAACATGCTGTGCCTTTAGCCCCCCGATTTTATCGAAAAGAGACTTTGCTCCGGATCGGAGGTTGGTACACAGAAGACCCTTCCGGAGGTAGACTGTATGAGGATTTCGAGATGATCGTAAGATTGCTGAATACCTTTCCGATCGCTTATGTTCCTACGGCTCTATATCATAGGAGGCTTCATCCCTCTAGTATTACACGGCGCCATACCTACTCATATGGGGATTGGAAGAAATGGCTAGAAAACTCCAGGCATAGAAAAGGATAA